Sequence from the Priestia megaterium genome:
TTCAGCACTCGCTGATGAATTGTTCTCATTAGATGAAGCAATATCTTCTCCCCAGTTGTCATTGACAATCGTTTGATTGCCTGTCTGATCCGTCGTTTTCTCCTGATGATGAGCCGGTGTGGCTTGAACAGCTTGTGCATTAGATAGAGTGTTTATATAACCAGTTGCATAAATACTTCCAATGGCTACGCTGCATGCAGCAATCATCTTCTTTCCCATTTTACTCATGTTTGTTGAACCTCCTGATTTGTACCAGAACTATAGTTTCGATTATTGATGGTTATCTTTAGCATAAATAAACTTTACAAATAAACTTTTAAAAAAGATTTAAAATCAAGAAAGGTTTTTTAAAAACAAATGAGCCAAAGGAAAAGGTGATTCTAAATAATAAGGGTAGGCGATGGAATTTCTTTCACAAGCCTAGCTATTTTGACATACGTAATAATAGTTAATATTTCTGTTTACTATCTAAACGTGCATGATAAAATAGAAAAGATGAATATGTGTTAGGAGGAACATCAGTGAAAATTAAGCTTGGCCTTTTATACGGAGGAAAATCCGCTGAACATAAAGTATCTTTACAAACAGCTCTAGCAGTTTCAAAAGCAATTAATCACGATAAATATGAAGTGCATCCAATTTATATTACAGAAACAGGAAAGTGGATTCGCGGCACACAGCTGACTGGTCCGCTTGAAACAGTTGCTCAATTAGAAATTCAAGATAACGGAACTGCTATTTCACCAGTTTCATTGAATACGGAAATGTTTGCATTAACAGATTCAAAAACAGATGATCAGCTAGATGTTATTTTCCCACTTCTTCATGGTCCAAATGGAGAAGATGGTACGGTACAAGGATTATTAGAATTATTGAATATTCCTTATGTTGGAAACGGTGTATTAGCTTCAGCAGCTGGTATGGATAAAGTTGTAATGAAGCAGCTGTTTGCACAGGCAGGTCTCCCTCAAGTAGAGTACGTATCATTTATCCGCCGCGAGTGGGAAGCAGATCGAACGGCTGCTTATGAAAAAGTAGAAACACTTGGATACCCTTGCTTTGTTAAACCAGCAAACTTAGGTTCAAGCGTTGGGATTAGCAAATGTGATAACCGCGAAGAGTTAGAAGCGGCATTTGTTGAAGCTTTCTTATTCGATCGGAAAATCATTGTAGAAGCAGCAGCAGTTGGTCGTGAAGTTGAAATTGGTGTGTTAGGGAATGATGAAGCAGCTTGTTCAGTAGTTGGAGAAATCTTACCTAAAAAAGCGTTTTACGATTACAAAGCCAAATATGAAGACGGCGATACAGGCCTTATTATTCCAGCTGAAATTACAGAAGAACAGCATCAAGAAATGTCAGCACTAGCAATCAAAGCATTTAAAGCAATTGATGGATCTGGTCTTGTACGTGCAGATTTCTTCTTAACATCAGAAGGTAAATTCATTATTAATGAAGTGAATACGATGCCTGGTTTTACACCTTTCAGTATGTTCCCGTTATTGTGGAAACACGCAGGTGTTGAATATCCAGATTTAATCGAAAAACTTGTATCACTAGCAATTGAACGTCATACCGAAAAGCAGCAAATTAAACACACAATGTAACTCACACAACACTATTCATCATGAATAGTGTTTCTGTGTTTAGTTTCGATTAATGTTATCCATAGTTTACTTTATATCGAGAGGAGCAAACCAACAATGATTAAACGTACGCTTAAACAGCTAGCTACAATGATTCCAGGAAGTGTATTTCATAGCGGGAAAGAAGCAGCTGTAATTGAGGGAGTCTCAATTGATACGAGAACAATTCAGCAAGGTAATTTATATATCCCAATCAAAGGGGAACGTTTTAACGGGCATACATTTGTCGATAAAGCAATTGAAAACGGAGCGGTCGCTACTCTATGGAACAAAGACGAAGAAAACCCACCGACAGACATTAGTGTTATTTTAGTCGATGATACACTAGAGGCCCTTCAGCAATTAGCAAAGTCCTATCGTCACGAGTTAGATATTAAAGTAGTGGGCATTACAGGAAGTAACGGGAAAACAACGGCAAAAGACATGGTGAAAGCTGTGCTCGATACAACTTACCGTGTTCTGAAAACAGATGGAAACTTTAATAATCATATTGGCATGCCGCTTACTATTTTGCGTTTAGATGAAACTCATGATATTGCAGTTTTAGAAATGGGCATGAGCAGCCGAGGAGAGATTGAGTTTCTTTCTAATTTAGCGGAGCCTGATGTAGCCATTATTACAAATATCGGCGAATCGCACCTTCAAGACTTAGGAAGTCGTGATGGAATTGCAGAGGCAAAATTAGAAATTACAAGCGGCTTAGCGCCAACAGGTCAGCTTGTCTATAATGGTGATGAGCCACTTTTAACGTCGCGCGTAGTTAATCCAGTATTTGAAACGGTGACATTTGGTAGCTCAGAACAAAACGATTTGTATCCAAGTGCTATTTCAGCTGAAGAGTTAGGAACAACATTCACTGTTTCACGTGAAACAACATATTCATTCTTTATCCCGGTATTAGGTAAACATAATGTTCACAATGCGCTTTCTGCTATTGCGGTAGGTCATTATTTTGGACTAGACAATAAAACAATCGCTAAGGGATTAAAAGAATTAAAGCTAACCAATATGCGTATGGAGCTCGTGAAACGAACAGATGGTCTGACCTTCATTAATGACGCATACAACGCAAGCCCAACGTCTGTTAAAGCTGCTATCACGTTGATGCATGATTTAGAAGGCTATAAGCAAAAAATTCTTGTTCTCGGGGATATGCTTGAATTAGGCGATCAGGAAAAAGAGTTCCACAAAGAAGTGGGAGAGTTTATTCAAGCAGAAAAAATTGATTATGTTCTAACATACGGCCCCTTATCTGTTGAAATTGAGCACGGAGCAAAAAATAATTTTGTAGAAGATAAGGTAATGCACTTTGAGGAGAAAGATGAGCTTGTTAAAAAATTAACAGCGATTACAACAAGAGAAGATGTGGTTTTAGTGAAAGCATCTCGAGGAATGAAGCTTGAGGAAGTTATCTCAAAAATGATGCATAAATTACCGTGATATTAAAAAGAGTATAAGTAAGCTCTATTGCAAACGGAAAGCCATAGTGTTATGATGTAGTCTGAGTGTCTTGAGGCGCTTATACTCTAAACGTTGAATTTATTGAAGTAGTCGTTTAGAGCATTTTCCGTTTCCTCGGAGAATGCTTTTTTTTGTAAAATATAGATAGTCTAAATATAAAAGGAGTTTGAAAAACTTGGCATTATTTCAAGATTTAGGATTAAGTCAACAGCTTAATAACGCTGTGAGTAAAATGGGTTTTGAAGAAGCAACACCAATTCAATCAGAAACTATCCCATTAGCACTAGAAGGTCACGATTTGATCGGACAAGCACAAACAGGAACAGGGAAAACAGCTGCATTTGGTATTCCTCTTATTGAAAAAGTTGATGTAAACGTAGATGCAATTCAAGGGTTAATTATTGCTCCTACTCGTGAACTTGCTGTACAGGTATCTGAAGAACTTTACAAAATTGGTCAAACAAAGCGCGTACGCGTGCTATCAATTTACGGTGGTCAAGATATCAGTCGTCAAATTCGTGCATTGAAAAAGCACCCTCATATCATCGTAGGGACACCAGGACGTATGCTAGATCATATTAATCGTCGTACACTTCGTCTACAAGACGTTCATACAGTTATATTAGATGAAGCAGATGAAATGTTAAACATGGGATTCATCGAAGACATTGAAAAAATCTTATCAAACGTACCTGAGAACCACCAAACACTTTTATTCTCAGCAACAATGCCTACTCCAATCCGTCGCATTGCTGAAAAATTCATGAACGAACCAAAAGTGGTAAAAGTAAAAGCAAAAGAAGTAACGATGCCAAACATTACGCAGTATTATTTAGAAGTACAAGAAAAGCGTAAATTCGATATCCTTACTCGTCTTTTAGATATGCAATCACCTGAATTAGCTATCATCTTTGGTCGTACAAAGCGCCGTGTTGATGAGTTATCAGAAGCATTAAATATGCGTGGTTATTCTGCACAAGGTATCCATGGTGACTTGACGCAATCGAAACGTCTATCTGTACTACGTCAATTTAAAGAAGGTTCTATTGATGTATTAGTTGCGACCGACGTAGCTGCACGCGGACTTGATATTTCTGGTGTTACTCATGTATACAACTTTGATATCCCTCAAGATCCAGAGAGCTATGTACACCGTATCGGACGTACAGGACGTGCTGGTAAAATGGGTGCTGCTATGACATTTGTAACGCCAAGAGAAACTGGACAGTTACACAATATTGAGCGTACAACAAAACGTAAAATGGAGCGTATGACTCCTCCAACGCTTGATGAAGCAATGGAAGGTCAACAGCGTATTGCAGCTGACAAATTAACGGAATCTGTGACACAAGGCAACTTATCTTACTACAAACAGTTGGCAGAAGAGTTACTTGAAGAGCACGATTCAGTTTCATTAGTGGCAGCGGCAATCAAATTATTTACAAAAGAACCAAACGAATCACCAATTCAATTAACTGCTGAACCACCGGTAATTGCAAAAGGTGATAAAAACAAACGTGGAAATGGCGGAGGTCGTTCACGTTCTAACTCTAAAAACTACTCACAGCAAAATCGTCGTGGAAACTCAAAGCGTTTTGGTGACAAGCGTCGCGGTGGAAGCAACGGCAGTGATAATAGAAATCGCAATAGCAGCAGCAATCGTAAAGATTCTCGCAGCAAAGCGTAAAATAAAAACGAGCCTTAACAGGCTCGTTTTTTTATGTGTTAATTGCTATTTTATTGGTGCACACTATGAGTAAAATAAAATGGGGTGTTCACTGATGTCGACCATTGTTCGGTTAGGTTATGTGGCGATGAGCGTTCATTTGGAAAATAGTTCTCCTTCTCAAACAATGACTTTTGCACAATTTCAGCGCGTGAAAGACCATGAAGCGGCCATTCGCAAGCTCGAACGTATTGCAATATCCAATTTAGAAAACTGCTTACGGTTATTAAAACATAATGCGTGGAGTGAAATTGAGTTTTTTCGATTCAGTTCTAAGTTAATTCCATTAGCTAACCATGATGCGCTAAAAGAGTGGAACTACATAGCTCCTTTAAAAGATGCTCTTCAGCGTATTTCTATATTTTTGAAGGAACATCCAATGCGAGTAGATTTTCATCCGGATCATTTTGTTGTTTTAAACTCAACGGATAAAGAGGTTTTTAAGCATTCTATCCAAACTCTTCGCATGCATCAAAAGTTGCTGAAAGGAATGGATATTCCGCTTCAAAATCGCTGTGTTTTACATGTTGGAGGAGCTTATAATGATAAAGAAAAAGCACTGGAGCAGTTTATTCATAATTGGGGGCTTGTACCTCAATCCCTTCAGCAAATGATTATGTTAGAAAACGACGATACAACCTTTCATATAAAGGACGTCTTGTATTTATGTGAAAAACTAAATGTTCCAATCATTTTTGATCTTCATCATCATCAGGCAAACAACGATGAAACTTCATGGCAAGAGCATTGGGATCGTATCATTAGAACGTGGGAACATGAAACGCTTCCTCTAAAAATGCATATATCTAGTCCTAAAAGTGATAAAGAATTTAAAGCCCATGCAGATTATATCGATGTTAATGGGTTTTACAGCTTTTTAAAAGAAGTAAATGGAACGATACCACAAATTGATTGCATGATTGAAGCTAAGAAAAAAGATGAAGCGCTCTTTCAGTTAGTAAGAGACTTGAAGTCTTATGAAGATGTGGAATTTATTAACTCATCCACTTTTTATATTAAATCCTAAAGCAGGCCTCATATCTGTGGCTTGTTTTTCTGCTTGAACGCAAGAAAAGCGAGAAGAAATCCAGCAATACCTCCAACGAAATGAGCTGTGTTGTTGGTTCCTGGCGTTAGCAGACCTGAAAGTAATCCAATAATTAAAAAGACGACAATGATTTGCTGGTTACTTTTAGAAAGCATATGCTTTTGTTTTATTACAAGGTAGAGGTAAAATCCGAGCAGCCCGAAAATGGCACCGGATGCACCCACATGGCTGTAAAAAGAAGATTGGATTAGAAATGTAACGATATTTCCAAGCAATCCACACGTAAGGTAGAATAGAAGAAACTTATAAGAAGAAAGAATACGCTCAGCACCTGGCCCTAACAAGAACAATGAAAATGAGTTAAAAAGAAGATGTGAAAAGCTTAGGTGCAAAAATATAGGTGTGAAAAGTCGCCAGTAGTCTCCTTGAGAAATTAGGCTATTCACACCAATAAGCTGATGTATAAAAGATTCTGCAAGGTGTGAGGGAAGAGCGGCAAGTAACCACAGCGCAATGTGGATGCAGATAAGCGTGAAGGTAACAGGATAAAAACGTTTAAATTCAGCTGCATTTTCTGTGCGTACGAACATATTTGTCACTCCTTTTTATAAAGGCATTTTTATATACTATTCTGTAAGAGAGGATTAAATGAAAATGATTATAGGAACTGGAATTGATATTACAGAGTTAGAACGGATTGAAAAAATGGTGCAGCGTCAAAGTGCTTTTATTAATCGGATTTTAACAAAAAATGAAAGAGAACGCTATGAAAAGCTATCAAGCCGACGTAAGGTCGAATTTTTAGCAGGAAGATTTGCTGTGAAGGAAGCATATTCGAAAGCTCTTGGAACAGGAATAGGAAAAGATTTCAGCTTCCAAGATATCGAAATCGTGAATGATGAAAGAGGAAAACCCCACATTGTTACAAAACAACCACTGGACGCGTCCGTACACGTATCTATTTCCCACAGTGCGCACTATGCGATTGCTCAAGTAATTATTGAACGCTTGTCAAGCTAGTCTGCATATTCACTATTTCTTGTTCATATATTCATAGTGTGGATAGGGGAGACAAGATATGTTCTTGCTTCTCCGTTTAGCTGTGAATATACGAAATAAAGGAGTTGGGGAAATGCATAAAAAATGGATTGGCTTATTTGTTTGCGCCTTTTTTCTCTTAGCCTTATCAGCATGCGGTGAAAAAAGTCAGCAGGATGTAACAGATGCATTGGATGCCAAGGTACAAGAAATGGCGGGGTATAAATCAGATGCTAAGATGACATTGAATACAGGGAAAGATGCTCAAGTATACGATGTAGAGATTTGGCATAGTAAGCCTATGTATTATCGAGTGAATTTGAAAAATACAAAGAAAGATCAAAGCCAAATGATTTTGCGTAATGATGAAGGGGTTTTTGTTTTAACGCCTGCCTTAAATAAAAGCTTTCGTTTTCAAAGTGACTGGCCGCAAAATAGTAGTCAAGCTTATTTGTATGAATCCCTTGTCCAAGATATTGTGAAGGATGAAAAGGCAAGTTTTAAATCAACGGATAAGCATTATATTTTTGAAACAAAAACCAACTATCAAAATAGCACGATGCTTCCTAAACAAGAAATTACGCTGAACAAAAGTGACTTAGCGCCTGTTTCGGTTAAAATTATGGACACGGATAATAAAGTGTTAATAAAAGTTGATTTCTCTAAGGTGAAATTCGATTCTAAGTTTGATAAAGGGGCTTTTGATACAAAAAGAAACATGACCAGTGCAAAGATTGACGTTCCAACATTAGCTCAGCAAAAATCATTTAGCGTCCTTTATCCTAAGGATGTTCCAAAAGGTACAAAGCTGTCCAAGGAAAAGAAAATTGAGACGGAAAATGGCGAGAGAGTCGTTTTAATGTACAAAGGAGAAAAGCCGTTTACGCTTGTACAAGGAAAAGCTCAAGTAGCTAAAACAGCAACATCTACAGTTACTGCCGGAGAGCCATTTGATTTAGGTTTTACTGTGGGAGCTTTAACGGATAAAAGTCTATCTTGGACATATAATGGAGTAGACTTTATGCTGGCTTCTGATCAGCTAACACCAGATGAATTGAGTACAGTTGCTAGATCTGTGCAAAGTCAGATGGGAAAATAAGAGAAGCTTACAAGCCTGCATATATGTAGGCTTGTTCTTGCTTAATTTGAATAAAGATCGAGATGAAGTTTGGCTATAGATGTATTATACTAACAGAGGAAAGTACGTTTAGAATGGTTCTGAAAAAAGGAAGTGTCGTAGTAATGGATGCATTTTATAGAGAAACATGGGCAGAAATTGATGTAGAAGCCATTTTTCAAAATGTGAATCATGTAAGAGAACTAATACCGGGGCATAAAACGTTAATGGCCGTAGTAAAGGCGAATGCGTACGGGCATGGAGATAAAGAAGTAGCAGAGATTGCGCTTCAAGCTGGTGCTGATATGCTAGCTGTAGCTTTTTTGGATGAAGCTATTGCTCTTCGAAAAAAAGGAATAAAGGAATCCATTTTAGTATTAGGAGCCGTGCCTGCCTTACACATTCAAACCGCATTGGAATGGGATGTAACGGTCACTGCTTATAGCAAAGCTTGGATTGAAGAAGCAGCGTCCGTTCTCGGTGAAAACAGTCAGCTGCATATGCATTTAAAAATAGATACAGGCATGGGTCGCTTAGGAGTTAGAACAAAAGAAGAATTACACGAAACGATGAAGATCATCGCTTCTCATTCAGGATTCGTTCTGGATGGAGTGTTTACACACTTTGCAACAGCAGACGAGCTAAACTCGTCTTATTTTGAAGAACAATACACATTCTTTGAAGAAATGGTTCGAATTGTGAAAGAACATAATTTTACACCTCCGATGATTCACTGTGCAAATAGCGCAGCCTTGCTTCGTCGTCCGAAAGATATCTTTAATGGCGTACGCTTAGGTATCTCTATGTATGGCTTGAGTCCTTCTGAGGAATTAAAAGAAGTCTTGCCAATTCCGTTAAAACAAGCTTTTTCGCTGCACAGCCGTATTGTGCATGTTAAAAAAGTCAAAAAAGGGAGTCATATCAGTTACGGAGCTACTTATGAAGCTAAAGAAGATGAATGGATTGCTACTATTCCAGTAGGATACGCAGACGGCTGGATTCGTAAACTAAGCAATTTTGAAGTATTAGTAGATGGAGTTAAAGTGCCAATTGTTGGTAGAATATGCATGGATCAATTGATGATTAAATTACCTAAAATGTATAAAATGGGTACAAAAGTCACATTTATTGGAAAACAAAAAGGTGCTGAAATTACAATTGATGAAGTAGCGAAGCATCTTGAAACAATTAATTATGAAATCCCTTGCATGATTGCAGCAAGGGTT
This genomic interval carries:
- a CDS encoding rhomboid family intramembrane serine protease, with protein sequence MFVRTENAAEFKRFYPVTFTLICIHIALWLLAALPSHLAESFIHQLIGVNSLISQGDYWRLFTPIFLHLSFSHLLFNSFSLFLLGPGAERILSSYKFLLFYLTCGLLGNIVTFLIQSSFYSHVGASGAIFGLLGFYLYLVIKQKHMLSKSNQQIIVVFLIIGLLSGLLTPGTNNTAHFVGGIAGFLLAFLAFKQKNKPQI
- a CDS encoding D-alanine--D-alanine ligase, which encodes MKIKLGLLYGGKSAEHKVSLQTALAVSKAINHDKYEVHPIYITETGKWIRGTQLTGPLETVAQLEIQDNGTAISPVSLNTEMFALTDSKTDDQLDVIFPLLHGPNGEDGTVQGLLELLNIPYVGNGVLASAAGMDKVVMKQLFAQAGLPQVEYVSFIRREWEADRTAAYEKVETLGYPCFVKPANLGSSVGISKCDNREELEAAFVEAFLFDRKIIVEAAAVGREVEIGVLGNDEAACSVVGEILPKKAFYDYKAKYEDGDTGLIIPAEITEEQHQEMSALAIKAFKAIDGSGLVRADFFLTSEGKFIINEVNTMPGFTPFSMFPLLWKHAGVEYPDLIEKLVSLAIERHTEKQQIKHTM
- a CDS encoding UDP-N-acetylmuramoyl-tripeptide--D-alanyl-D-alanine ligase, whose translation is MIKRTLKQLATMIPGSVFHSGKEAAVIEGVSIDTRTIQQGNLYIPIKGERFNGHTFVDKAIENGAVATLWNKDEENPPTDISVILVDDTLEALQQLAKSYRHELDIKVVGITGSNGKTTAKDMVKAVLDTTYRVLKTDGNFNNHIGMPLTILRLDETHDIAVLEMGMSSRGEIEFLSNLAEPDVAIITNIGESHLQDLGSRDGIAEAKLEITSGLAPTGQLVYNGDEPLLTSRVVNPVFETVTFGSSEQNDLYPSAISAEELGTTFTVSRETTYSFFIPVLGKHNVHNALSAIAVGHYFGLDNKTIAKGLKELKLTNMRMELVKRTDGLTFINDAYNASPTSVKAAITLMHDLEGYKQKILVLGDMLELGDQEKEFHKEVGEFIQAEKIDYVLTYGPLSVEIEHGAKNNFVEDKVMHFEEKDELVKKLTAITTREDVVLVKASRGMKLEEVISKMMHKLP
- a CDS encoding LolA family protein: MFLLLRLAVNIRNKGVGEMHKKWIGLFVCAFFLLALSACGEKSQQDVTDALDAKVQEMAGYKSDAKMTLNTGKDAQVYDVEIWHSKPMYYRVNLKNTKKDQSQMILRNDEGVFVLTPALNKSFRFQSDWPQNSSQAYLYESLVQDIVKDEKASFKSTDKHYIFETKTNYQNSTMLPKQEITLNKSDLAPVSVKIMDTDNKVLIKVDFSKVKFDSKFDKGAFDTKRNMTSAKIDVPTLAQQKSFSVLYPKDVPKGTKLSKEKKIETENGERVVLMYKGEKPFTLVQGKAQVAKTATSTVTAGEPFDLGFTVGALTDKSLSWTYNGVDFMLASDQLTPDELSTVARSVQSQMGK
- the acpS gene encoding holo-ACP synthase, yielding MIIGTGIDITELERIEKMVQRQSAFINRILTKNERERYEKLSSRRKVEFLAGRFAVKEAYSKALGTGIGKDFSFQDIEIVNDERGKPHIVTKQPLDASVHVSISHSAHYAIAQVIIERLSS
- the uvsE gene encoding UV DNA damage repair endonuclease UvsE, encoding MSTIVRLGYVAMSVHLENSSPSQTMTFAQFQRVKDHEAAIRKLERIAISNLENCLRLLKHNAWSEIEFFRFSSKLIPLANHDALKEWNYIAPLKDALQRISIFLKEHPMRVDFHPDHFVVLNSTDKEVFKHSIQTLRMHQKLLKGMDIPLQNRCVLHVGGAYNDKEKALEQFIHNWGLVPQSLQQMIMLENDDTTFHIKDVLYLCEKLNVPIIFDLHHHQANNDETSWQEHWDRIIRTWEHETLPLKMHISSPKSDKEFKAHADYIDVNGFYSFLKEVNGTIPQIDCMIEAKKKDEALFQLVRDLKSYEDVEFINSSTFYIKS
- the alr gene encoding alanine racemase; translation: MDAFYRETWAEIDVEAIFQNVNHVRELIPGHKTLMAVVKANAYGHGDKEVAEIALQAGADMLAVAFLDEAIALRKKGIKESILVLGAVPALHIQTALEWDVTVTAYSKAWIEEAASVLGENSQLHMHLKIDTGMGRLGVRTKEELHETMKIIASHSGFVLDGVFTHFATADELNSSYFEEQYTFFEEMVRIVKEHNFTPPMIHCANSAALLRRPKDIFNGVRLGISMYGLSPSEELKEVLPIPLKQAFSLHSRIVHVKKVKKGSHISYGATYEAKEDEWIATIPVGYADGWIRKLSNFEVLVDGVKVPIVGRICMDQLMIKLPKMYKMGTKVTFIGKQKGAEITIDEVAKHLETINYEIPCMIAARVPRVYTRDSQHIDVNNYILR
- a CDS encoding DEAD/DEAH box helicase codes for the protein MALFQDLGLSQQLNNAVSKMGFEEATPIQSETIPLALEGHDLIGQAQTGTGKTAAFGIPLIEKVDVNVDAIQGLIIAPTRELAVQVSEELYKIGQTKRVRVLSIYGGQDISRQIRALKKHPHIIVGTPGRMLDHINRRTLRLQDVHTVILDEADEMLNMGFIEDIEKILSNVPENHQTLLFSATMPTPIRRIAEKFMNEPKVVKVKAKEVTMPNITQYYLEVQEKRKFDILTRLLDMQSPELAIIFGRTKRRVDELSEALNMRGYSAQGIHGDLTQSKRLSVLRQFKEGSIDVLVATDVAARGLDISGVTHVYNFDIPQDPESYVHRIGRTGRAGKMGAAMTFVTPRETGQLHNIERTTKRKMERMTPPTLDEAMEGQQRIAADKLTESVTQGNLSYYKQLAEELLEEHDSVSLVAAAIKLFTKEPNESPIQLTAEPPVIAKGDKNKRGNGGGRSRSNSKNYSQQNRRGNSKRFGDKRRGGSNGSDNRNRNSSSNRKDSRSKA